From the Cryptomeria japonica chromosome 2, Sugi_1.0, whole genome shotgun sequence genome, one window contains:
- the LOC131046301 gene encoding transcription factor MYB17-like: protein MGRAPCCDKIGLNKGPWSPQEDRILIHFIRMNGHGNWRAVPKQAGLLRCGKSCRLRWVNYLRPEIKHGNFTSEEEETIIKLHQLLGNRWSAIASRLPGRTDNEIKNVWNTRLKKRVSRVGLDPVTHQPIS, encoded by the exons atgggCCGAGCTCCCTGCTGTGATAAAATCGGACTAAACAAAGGCCCATGGTCTCCTCAAGAAGATCGAATACTCATTCATTTTATTCGCATGAATGGCCATGGGAACTGGCGTGCAGTCCCTAAACAAGCAG GACTCTTAAGATGCGGTAAAAGCTGTCGTCTAAGGTGGGTCAATTACCTCAGACCAGAAATTAAACATGGGAATTTTACTTCTGAAGAGGAAGAGACTATTATTAAGCTTCATCAACTTCTGGGCAACAG GTGGTCGGCTATTGCTTCACGTCTGCCTGGAAGAACAGATAACGAGATAAAGAATGTGTGGAATACTCGCTTGAAGAAGCGGGTTTCAAGAGTGGGACTCGATCCAGTAACACATC aacccatttct